In Solanum lycopersicum chromosome 5, SLM_r2.1, the following are encoded in one genomic region:
- the LOC104647457 gene encoding F-box protein At3g07870: MSKQKKRASSGTAYVSPSVSQLLGEGGGLLPSLGGQVDNGLFPDISTCLASVLNVPGCVEEIITSFLTIRLRLIDPQCGIAVLDIHDSCWPKIFPFGSLFPLAFRSFCPIQGKYFEIKLPEKEMSANQVTYGFCYSEEYRVLSEVSREYKVLRLVVREQIHISELKIYTLGVGEKWRNVGEVPCPTRYNFCQVIVNGALHWIHNEDDDRIYSFDIESEMIKSLPAPPGLETPLCALKILEVGNCLCLTYNNIRRFAKTDIQLMKEYGVAESWIKDTILVNSIPRNFRQCNLNPILIWKEGQILIQSYRSLDSYRPESKRFI, translated from the exons ATGTCTAAACAGAAAAAGCGTGCAAGTTCAGGGACCGCTTAT GTTTCTCCGAGCGTCTCACAATTACTCGGAGAAGGAGGAGGTCTTTTGCCAAGTTTAGGTGGTCAGGTCGATAATGGTCTTTTTCCGGATATCTCCACATGCTTAGCATCAGTGCTCAACGTTCCTGGATGTGTTGAAGAGATTATAACATCTTTCCTAACTATTCGACTTCGATTAATTGATCCTCAATGTGGCATAGCTGTATTAGATATTCATGATAGCTGTTGgcctaagattttcccttttggTTCACTTTTTCCTTTAGCATTTAGAAGTTTTTGCCCTATTCAAG GTAAGTATTTCGAAATTAAGTTGCCTGAAAAGGAGATGAGTGCTAATCAAGTTACTTATGGATTTTGTTATAGCGAAGAGTATAGAGTATTGAG TGAAGTCTCTAGAGAGTATAAAGTATTGAGGTTAGTAGTTAGAGAGCAAATTCACATATCAGAATTGAAGATTTATACTCTTGGAGTTGGTGAAAAATGGAGGAATGTGGGTGAAGTTCCATGTCCTACACGGTATAATTTTTGCCAGGTTATTGTCAATGGTGCTCTTCATTGGATTCATAACGAAGACGATGATAGAATTTACTCCTTTGATATTGAGTCAGAAATGATCAAGTCTCTACCAGCTCCGCCTGGTCTGGAAACTCCATTATGTGCCTTGAAGATATTAGAGGTGGGAAATTGTCTGTGTTTGACTTATAATAACATTAGACGGTTCGCTAAAACTGATATCCAGTTGATGAAAGAGTATGGGGTTGCTGAATCTTGGATCAAAGATACCATTTTGGTGAATTCTATTCCGCGGAATTTCCGTCAATGTAATTTAAACCCAATATtaatttggaaagaagggcaaatCTTGATTCAGAGTTACAGAAGCCTAGATTCATACAGACCCGAGTCGAAGAGGTTCATCTAG